One window of the Runella slithyformis DSM 19594 genome contains the following:
- a CDS encoding ADP-ribosylglycohydrolase family protein: protein MFIILKKIFFQMVAASFLAVPTFQLYAQKVTLPKSVLQDKLKGGWAGQLIGCTFGGPTEFKYNGTMINDYQPIPWFDGYIKQTMTNIPGLYDDIYMDLTFVDVFEKEGLDAPVASHAKAYANADYFLWHANQIGRYNILNGILPPQSGHWLNNPQADAIDYQIEADFAGLMSPGMPNTASEISDKIGHIMNYGDGWYGGVYMGAMYSLAYVSKDVNYVVTEALKTIPPQSDFYRCMADVIRWHKQYPNDWKQTWFEVQKKWSSDRTCPEGIFATFNIDATVNAAYVIIGLLYGQGDFGKTLEISTRCGQDSDCNPASAGGILGTMLGYDAIPAYWKMGLKEAEDIDFKYTTMSLNDTYAISMKHALQVIERNGGRVDADKVTIVTQTPKPVRLEVSHPGHFPVEKRTIDKVLSTELEIPFSGIGYVFNGSANRKNDKGSDYVFEVEVILDNKTIETVKLPTAFKERRFNLFWKYQLPKGQHKVRFKLLNPSPDHTLHLSYGIVFDDQAIPNAWKK from the coding sequence ATGTTTATTATCTTAAAAAAGATTTTTTTTCAAATGGTAGCCGCTTCTTTTTTGGCGGTCCCTACGTTTCAGCTATACGCCCAAAAGGTGACCCTCCCCAAATCGGTGTTGCAGGATAAACTCAAAGGCGGTTGGGCGGGTCAATTGATCGGATGTACATTCGGCGGTCCGACCGAGTTCAAATACAACGGCACTATGATCAATGATTATCAGCCGATTCCGTGGTTTGACGGCTACATCAAGCAGACCATGACCAACATTCCGGGCCTGTACGATGATATTTACATGGACCTGACGTTTGTGGATGTGTTTGAAAAAGAAGGACTCGACGCGCCCGTCGCTTCCCACGCCAAAGCCTACGCCAATGCGGACTATTTCTTATGGCATGCCAACCAAATAGGACGGTATAACATCCTGAACGGCATCCTGCCGCCGCAGTCGGGACATTGGCTCAATAATCCGCAGGCCGATGCTATTGATTATCAGATTGAAGCGGATTTTGCGGGACTGATGTCGCCCGGAATGCCCAATACGGCTTCGGAAATCTCCGATAAGATCGGCCATATCATGAACTACGGCGATGGTTGGTACGGCGGCGTGTACATGGGAGCGATGTATTCCTTGGCGTACGTATCAAAAGACGTCAATTACGTCGTGACCGAAGCCCTCAAAACCATTCCGCCCCAAAGTGATTTTTACCGGTGCATGGCCGACGTGATTCGCTGGCACAAACAATACCCCAACGATTGGAAACAAACCTGGTTTGAGGTTCAGAAGAAATGGTCGTCGGACCGTACCTGTCCCGAAGGCATATTTGCTACCTTCAACATTGATGCCACCGTCAACGCCGCTTACGTCATCATCGGGTTGTTGTACGGGCAGGGAGATTTTGGGAAAACGCTGGAGATCAGCACCCGCTGCGGACAGGACTCCGATTGCAACCCGGCATCCGCGGGTGGGATATTGGGCACGATGCTGGGTTATGACGCTATTCCCGCCTACTGGAAAATGGGGTTGAAAGAAGCCGAAGATATTGATTTCAAATACACGACGATGTCGCTCAACGATACCTATGCCATCAGCATGAAGCACGCCCTGCAGGTGATCGAACGAAACGGAGGAAGGGTAGATGCCGACAAAGTGACCATTGTCACCCAAACGCCCAAACCCGTTCGTCTGGAGGTGAGCCACCCGGGTCATTTTCCCGTTGAAAAACGGACCATTGATAAGGTGCTGAGCACTGAATTGGAAATCCCTTTTTCGGGCATTGGCTACGTATTCAATGGCTCCGCCAATCGTAAAAATGATAAAGGAAGCGATTATGTGTTTGAAGTGGAAGTGATTTTGGACAATAAGACCATCGAAACCGTCAAACTGCCCACGGCCTTCAAAGAGCGGCGCTTTAACCTGTTTTGGAAATACCAATTGCCCAAAGGCCAACATAAAGTACGTTTCAAGCTCCTGAATCCCAGCCCCGATCATACGTTACACCTAAGTTACGGGATCGTGTTTGATGACCAAGCCATTCCCAACGCATGGAAAAAGTAA
- the rbsK gene encoding ribokinase encodes MQQRILVIGSSNTDMVVKANKLPAPGETVIGGVFLMNPGGKGANQAVAAARLGADVTFVAKVGNDIFGKQAIQGFRQDKIRTEFVFADPKNPSGVALIGVDERGENSIMVAPGANGHLRPHEVIQALEAVPEARLLLLQLEIPLETVIATIEQGANQGLNIILNPAPAQPLPDEIYAHLFAITPNETETKLLTGMTVEAHDLDSLREAAAWFLAKGLKNVIITLGAKGAFLYNSDGGQLIAAPPVTATDTTAAGDVFNGALVVALSENKSLTEAVTFACKAASISVTRMGAQASVPTRKEVDSLSLMTPITPH; translated from the coding sequence ATGCAGCAACGAATACTGGTCATCGGTTCTTCCAACACCGACATGGTCGTCAAAGCCAACAAACTGCCGGCCCCCGGCGAAACTGTCATTGGGGGGGTATTTTTGATGAATCCCGGCGGGAAAGGAGCCAATCAGGCCGTCGCGGCGGCGCGTTTGGGCGCGGATGTCACCTTTGTGGCGAAAGTAGGCAACGATATTTTTGGGAAACAGGCCATTCAGGGCTTTCGGCAGGATAAGATTCGGACTGAATTTGTGTTTGCGGACCCTAAAAATCCTTCGGGCGTGGCCCTGATCGGGGTGGATGAGCGCGGCGAAAACAGCATCATGGTCGCGCCCGGGGCCAATGGCCATTTGCGTCCGCACGAAGTGATACAGGCATTGGAAGCTGTTCCGGAAGCCCGATTGCTCCTGCTGCAATTGGAGATTCCGCTCGAAACTGTCATTGCGACCATTGAACAGGGGGCAAATCAAGGACTGAACATTATTTTAAATCCGGCCCCCGCACAGCCCCTGCCCGACGAGATTTATGCCCATCTGTTTGCCATTACGCCCAACGAAACCGAGACTAAACTCCTCACGGGCATGACCGTGGAGGCCCACGACCTTGATTCGCTCCGGGAGGCGGCCGCATGGTTTTTGGCAAAAGGTCTCAAAAATGTGATCATCACCCTCGGCGCTAAAGGCGCGTTTTTGTACAATTCCGACGGCGGTCAACTCATTGCGGCACCGCCCGTTACCGCCACCGATACCACGGCGGCCGGTGATGTGTTCAACGGTGCCTTGGTCGTGGCTCTGTCAGAAAACAAATCTTTGACGGAAGCCGTGACGTTTGCCTGCAAGGCCGCCTCCATTTCGGTCACCCGGATGGGCGCACAGGCATCCGTACCTACGCGCAAAGAAGTAGACTCTTTATCCTTAATGACTCCTATAACTCCTCACTAA
- a CDS encoding 3-keto-disaccharide hydrolase gives MKFAVIKATSTAFLALLLDLSYGQQAQNTLSKAEQKQGVKLLWDGKTTNGWRGASLDKFPEKGWKISDGVLSVEPSEGKGGDIVTTEAFSNFELSVDFKLTEGGNSGIKYFVDPDLPKSGLGLEFQVLDDDKHPDAKMGRDGNRTVGSLYDLIPAAKDKPVRKIGEWNTAKIVSRGNHTEHWLNGVKVLEYERNSDEYKRLIALSKYKDLPNFGTGEKGRILLQYHGDQVFFRNIKIRPIQ, from the coding sequence ATGAAATTCGCAGTAATTAAAGCAACTTCAACGGCCTTTCTTGCTTTACTTTTGGACCTGAGTTACGGTCAGCAGGCCCAAAATACCCTTTCAAAAGCCGAACAAAAGCAAGGCGTCAAATTATTGTGGGACGGCAAGACCACCAACGGCTGGAGAGGAGCCTCTCTTGATAAATTTCCTGAAAAAGGCTGGAAGATCAGCGATGGTGTATTGAGCGTAGAGCCTTCGGAAGGTAAAGGCGGCGACATCGTCACGACGGAGGCGTTCAGCAATTTTGAATTAAGCGTTGATTTTAAGCTTACCGAAGGTGGCAACAGCGGTATCAAATACTTCGTTGACCCCGATCTTCCAAAATCAGGTTTAGGCCTGGAATTTCAGGTGTTGGATGATGACAAACACCCCGACGCCAAAATGGGCCGTGACGGCAACCGTACGGTCGGGTCTCTCTATGACCTGATTCCCGCCGCCAAAGATAAGCCGGTACGTAAAATCGGCGAATGGAATACCGCTAAGATCGTGTCCAGAGGCAATCATACGGAGCATTGGCTCAATGGCGTAAAAGTACTGGAGTATGAGCGCAACAGCGACGAATATAAGCGCCTCATTGCTCTGAGCAAATATAAAGATCTGCCCAATTTCGGGACGGGCGAAAAAGGACGGATATTGCTGCAATACCACGGTGATCAGGTTTTTTTCAGAAATATAAAAATCAGGCCCATCCAATGA
- a CDS encoding IclR family transcriptional regulator, with the protein MPISGAVDVSRYRRIKTTYYLRFQHSAMVQVIIKAFDILELVAQRNGQPVSLPEVAEGLQLNQATAANIINTLVAKNYLEHIGKKKGYRLGPMAYQLTNEVAYGQDLVSAAKESMEQLTERLNESCILGTLRNYKRYILHVVNSNQDIQVRIRSERSVYETASGRLLLAYLPEKEQERFLQHNSLPDQAVWEEAATREGLTMALARIREEGMAMTHFKNTHLVGFAVPIMAGRQVVAGLSVFLPEYRFSATKKKEIIQALRDAVAVINRKLTV; encoded by the coding sequence ATGCCTATTTCAGGCGCGGTGGATGTATCACGCTACCGGCGTATAAAAACAACGTACTATTTACGCTTTCAACATTCAGCAATGGTTCAGGTAATCATCAAGGCATTTGATATTTTAGAATTGGTTGCCCAACGCAACGGACAGCCCGTTTCCCTCCCCGAAGTAGCGGAAGGACTGCAACTTAATCAGGCCACGGCGGCCAATATCATTAATACACTGGTGGCCAAGAATTACCTGGAGCATATTGGCAAAAAGAAAGGCTACCGTTTGGGACCCATGGCGTATCAGCTTACCAATGAAGTGGCCTACGGGCAGGACTTGGTCAGTGCGGCCAAAGAATCCATGGAGCAACTTACGGAACGACTGAATGAATCCTGTATTTTGGGCACCTTACGTAATTATAAACGGTACATCCTGCACGTAGTAAACAGCAATCAGGATATTCAGGTACGGATCCGTTCGGAACGCAGCGTGTACGAAACCGCCAGCGGTCGGCTTTTACTGGCGTATTTACCCGAAAAAGAGCAGGAGCGTTTTTTGCAACACAACAGCCTGCCTGATCAAGCCGTGTGGGAGGAAGCGGCTACCCGCGAAGGGCTCACGATGGCATTGGCCAGGATCAGGGAAGAAGGCATGGCCATGACGCATTTTAAAAATACTCATTTGGTGGGGTTTGCCGTACCCATTATGGCCGGCCGGCAGGTCGTGGCCGGACTCAGTGTCTTTTTGCCGGAGTATCGTTTTTCGGCGACCAAAAAGAAAGAAATTATTCAGGCCCTCAGAGACGCGGTGGCGGTTATTAATCGAAAATTAACGGTTTAG
- a CDS encoding zinc-binding alcohol dehydrogenase family protein: MQAIVLEQPGMLKSVEREAPQLSDPNDVLLKVRRLGVCGTDLHAYNGKQPFFTYPRILGHEIAAEVIGIGSNVTHLKPGDVCAVMPYRNETTDQAVRRGRTNCGSTLKVLGVHEDGAMQEFITYPARQVFPANELTLDQIAMIEPLAIGSHAVERADIQPDDIVLVVGAGPIGIGTVAMALLKAAKVLVLDMNQHRLDYITAHFPSVTTVLLNDAVENTLKDRLNGDLPTVILDATGNKESMQKCLDYVAPGGTIVYIGLFIGDVTFHDPLFHRKEITLKSSRNAVATDFIKLIRLLKAGLVNIDGYITHRLAFDTLHKTFTTLYLPEERVIKAVIEFT, from the coding sequence ATGCAGGCAATTGTATTAGAACAACCCGGAATGCTGAAAAGTGTTGAAAGGGAAGCTCCTCAACTTTCCGACCCCAATGATGTTTTATTGAAAGTGAGGCGTTTGGGCGTTTGCGGTACCGATCTGCACGCCTACAACGGCAAACAACCTTTTTTTACCTATCCCCGAATTTTAGGGCACGAAATAGCGGCGGAAGTCATCGGGATCGGCTCCAACGTAACGCACCTGAAACCCGGCGATGTATGCGCGGTGATGCCTTACCGAAACGAAACAACAGACCAAGCCGTTCGTCGCGGAAGGACCAATTGCGGCAGTACGCTCAAAGTGCTGGGCGTCCACGAAGACGGTGCCATGCAGGAGTTTATCACGTATCCGGCCCGGCAGGTTTTTCCCGCCAACGAACTCACGCTCGACCAAATCGCCATGATCGAGCCACTGGCCATCGGCAGCCACGCCGTAGAGCGGGCGGATATTCAACCGGATGACATCGTACTGGTCGTGGGTGCCGGGCCGATCGGCATCGGCACCGTCGCGATGGCGCTGCTGAAAGCCGCCAAGGTGTTGGTGCTGGATATGAACCAACACCGGCTGGACTACATTACCGCTCACTTCCCGTCGGTCACCACCGTTCTGCTGAACGATGCCGTTGAAAATACGCTCAAAGACAGGCTGAACGGCGATTTACCCACCGTTATTTTGGACGCAACGGGCAACAAAGAGTCCATGCAAAAATGCCTTGACTACGTAGCCCCCGGCGGTACGATCGTGTACATCGGGCTTTTTATCGGCGATGTTACCTTCCATGACCCGCTTTTTCACCGTAAAGAGATTACCCTGAAATCGTCTCGAAATGCCGTGGCGACCGATTTCATCAAGTTGATCCGTTTGCTGAAAGCGGGTTTGGTCAACATCGACGGGTACATCACACACCGATTGGCCTTTGACACGCTTCATAAAACCTTTACCACACTGTACTTACCCGAAGAGCGCGTTATCAAAGCGGTGATCGAGTTTACCTGA
- a CDS encoding SDR family oxidoreductase, translating to MLIQQLFDLTGKTALVTGCKRGIGKAMALALAEAGADIIGVSATLELSGSQIEKEVLALGRSFRAYQCDFANRPELYRFIEAVKADFSKIDILVNNAGTILRKPAAEHPDEYWDTVIETNLNAQFVLSREFGKEMVARGAGKIIFTASLLTFQGGITVPGYAASKGAIGSLVKALANEWAGKGVNVNAIAPGYIATDNTEALRKDPDRSASILGRIPAGRWGIPDDFKGITLFLASDAANYVHGTIVTVDGGWMGR from the coding sequence ATGTTAATTCAGCAACTTTTTGATCTTACGGGAAAAACGGCACTGGTAACGGGCTGTAAAAGGGGAATCGGTAAAGCCATGGCACTCGCTTTGGCCGAGGCGGGAGCCGATATTATCGGCGTCTCGGCCACGTTGGAATTATCGGGCAGTCAAATAGAAAAAGAGGTGCTGGCACTGGGTCGAAGCTTCAGGGCGTATCAGTGCGATTTTGCCAATCGCCCGGAGCTGTATCGCTTCATTGAGGCGGTGAAAGCAGATTTTTCGAAAATTGATATTTTGGTCAATAATGCCGGCACCATTTTGCGTAAACCCGCCGCCGAACACCCCGACGAATACTGGGACACCGTCATTGAAACCAACCTCAACGCTCAGTTTGTGTTGAGCCGTGAATTCGGGAAAGAGATGGTGGCAAGAGGGGCAGGTAAAATAATTTTTACCGCTTCGCTGCTTACGTTTCAGGGAGGAATTACGGTGCCCGGCTATGCCGCGAGCAAAGGTGCCATCGGAAGTTTGGTCAAAGCGCTGGCCAACGAATGGGCGGGTAAAGGCGTCAATGTCAACGCCATTGCGCCGGGCTATATCGCGACCGATAACACTGAAGCCCTGCGGAAAGACCCCGACCGAAGCGCTTCGATCTTAGGTCGTATTCCCGCAGGGCGTTGGGGTATTCCGGACGATTTTAAGGGAATTACATTGTTTCTGGCCTCTGACGCCGCCAATTATGTACACGGAACGATTGTGACCGTAGATGGTGGCTGGATGGGACGATAG
- a CDS encoding SusC/RagA family TonB-linked outer membrane protein, which produces MTFTCKPTQWLWALMLLWTTGTFAQTIKGKIIDENQQGLPGVNVVEKGTANGTSTDANGAFSINVTGKEAVLVLSFVGYTPQEISVNNRTSLNVTMKTDNRLLNEVVVVGYGTQKKKDLTGSIASADLVAFKESPNVSILQSLKGSLPGLTISQTNRAGDEPAINIRGTSTLNGNTAPLIIVDGIIFNGRLSDINPSDVASVDVLKDPSSKAVYGSQAANGVVLVTTKTGRTAQKPSITYSGSYAISNPTVNAKLLRRDAFLEKIRDINYLNAFTKESGYTAANPAWTFANSELFPVSLAGVNSTNDYDWYSDLTQNALITNHNLSISGGSDKTNYFMSGGYTNEKGLIRNDDYGRYTIRINLDTEVTKWLTLGANTSGSFTNFFKDAPDMNSIVGTNPLVLPRDENGNFRINPIGDFQVNPFLSAENDRYEVQSRLVGNFFGIVRIPSIPGFSYRLNFGHNLKYFKNYAASIYGAGQTGSASKNDATQYEQTLDNIFNYKKSFGKHNIDVTALYGYNIAKFNNTAASGTGFSDLNLSYNSLQQAEIQKISSSAWQENLLYQMGSVAYNYGSKYLVKATVRRDGFSGFSANNKTGIFPSIGLGWVLSEESFFKVPGIDYLKIRGSYGENGNKVGRYSSLARVASTDDSKYVFGDGGMTSIGRSVASLANADLKWERTRGINIGLDFAILKNRIDGNIEYYNSNTNDLLWQQTLPQTSGFANVFTNLGQINNTGIEFMLHGQPIKTGDLSWDITVNFTRNRNKVVTILGEDKNQDGVEDDLIASGLFIGKPIGTIYDYKTAGIYQLADEKLAGFQAGTYRIEDLNKDGKITAADDRQILGNTEPAYLFGIQNTVSYKQFTLRAFINSVQGGKSSYLAGNAPAGNYGTPGNATNSNWFDFTDFWSPRNPNGIHPNPWVPTPAGGREFFQRNFVRLQDISLSYNLSEKTAKKIGASNAKLFVSGKNLLTLTKWKGWDPEVGLGVSSVNAFPVMKSYSFGVEITF; this is translated from the coding sequence ATGACATTTACATGTAAACCAACCCAATGGTTATGGGCACTAATGCTGCTTTGGACAACCGGCACTTTTGCGCAGACCATAAAAGGAAAAATCATTGATGAAAATCAACAGGGGCTGCCGGGAGTGAATGTGGTAGAAAAAGGCACCGCCAACGGAACCTCAACGGATGCCAACGGAGCCTTTTCTATCAATGTGACCGGAAAAGAGGCTGTGTTGGTTCTTTCGTTTGTCGGATACACTCCGCAGGAAATTTCAGTCAATAACAGAACATCGCTCAACGTCACGATGAAGACCGACAACCGGCTTTTGAATGAAGTCGTGGTAGTGGGATATGGCACCCAGAAAAAGAAGGACCTGACCGGCTCCATTGCCTCCGCCGACTTGGTGGCCTTCAAAGAATCGCCCAACGTGAGCATTCTCCAATCCCTGAAAGGTTCGTTGCCGGGTTTGACCATCAGCCAAACCAACCGCGCGGGCGATGAGCCTGCCATCAATATTCGGGGTACTTCTACCCTCAACGGAAATACGGCTCCGCTGATTATCGTAGACGGGATTATCTTTAACGGTCGTCTTTCCGACATCAACCCTTCGGATGTGGCCAGTGTGGATGTATTGAAAGACCCCAGCAGCAAGGCTGTTTATGGCTCGCAAGCTGCTAATGGTGTGGTGCTGGTCACGACTAAAACGGGTCGCACGGCTCAAAAGCCATCCATCACCTATTCAGGAAGTTATGCCATTTCGAACCCGACGGTGAATGCAAAGTTGTTGCGCCGTGATGCCTTTTTAGAAAAAATCAGAGACATTAATTATTTGAATGCCTTCACCAAAGAGTCGGGTTATACAGCCGCAAACCCCGCTTGGACATTTGCCAACTCTGAACTCTTTCCCGTTTCCTTAGCGGGTGTAAACTCCACCAACGACTACGATTGGTATAGCGATTTGACCCAAAATGCATTGATTACCAATCACAACTTGAGCATTTCGGGTGGGTCAGACAAGACCAACTATTTTATGTCGGGTGGTTATACCAACGAAAAAGGATTAATCAGAAACGACGATTATGGCCGCTATACAATACGTATCAATTTGGATACAGAAGTAACCAAATGGCTTACATTGGGAGCAAATACCTCCGGTTCTTTTACGAATTTCTTCAAAGATGCTCCTGATATGAACTCTATCGTGGGCACCAACCCATTGGTATTGCCAAGAGATGAAAACGGTAATTTTAGAATCAACCCCATTGGCGATTTTCAGGTAAATCCGTTTTTATCGGCCGAAAACGACCGCTACGAAGTACAAAGCCGTTTGGTAGGTAATTTTTTCGGGATTGTTCGCATTCCGAGCATTCCGGGTTTTAGCTATCGTCTGAATTTTGGCCATAATCTCAAATATTTCAAGAACTATGCGGCAAGTATTTACGGTGCGGGTCAGACGGGGTCAGCTTCCAAAAACGATGCGACACAATACGAGCAAACATTGGACAATATCTTCAACTACAAAAAGAGCTTTGGTAAGCACAATATTGATGTCACGGCTTTGTACGGTTACAACATTGCCAAATTTAATAACACTGCCGCTTCGGGTACCGGTTTTTCGGATCTGAACCTGTCGTATAACAGCTTGCAACAAGCTGAAATTCAGAAAATAAGCTCTTCTGCCTGGCAGGAAAACTTGCTGTACCAAATGGGAAGTGTAGCCTATAATTACGGCAGCAAATACTTAGTCAAAGCTACGGTTCGTCGGGACGGTTTCAGTGGTTTTTCAGCAAATAACAAAACAGGTATTTTCCCTTCTATTGGCCTTGGTTGGGTGCTTTCAGAAGAAAGTTTCTTTAAAGTTCCCGGTATTGACTATCTCAAAATCAGAGGAAGTTACGGAGAAAATGGTAACAAAGTAGGGCGATACAGCTCACTGGCAAGGGTGGCTTCGACCGACGATTCAAAATACGTTTTTGGCGACGGTGGTATGACATCTATCGGTCGGTCAGTAGCTTCATTGGCCAACGCCGATCTCAAATGGGAACGTACTCGTGGTATCAACATCGGGCTTGATTTTGCCATTTTGAAAAACCGTATTGATGGCAATATCGAATATTATAATTCAAACACCAACGACCTGCTATGGCAACAAACGCTGCCCCAAACCTCGGGTTTCGCCAATGTATTTACCAACTTGGGTCAAATCAATAACACAGGTATTGAGTTTATGCTGCATGGCCAGCCCATCAAAACCGGCGATCTTTCTTGGGATATAACTGTAAACTTTACCCGCAACCGAAACAAAGTGGTCACGATTTTGGGTGAAGATAAAAACCAAGATGGCGTAGAAGACGACCTCATAGCCAGTGGTTTGTTTATTGGAAAGCCTATTGGAACAATTTACGACTACAAGACGGCGGGTATTTATCAACTGGCCGACGAAAAATTGGCGGGTTTTCAAGCGGGAACCTACCGCATTGAGGACCTAAACAAGGATGGTAAAATTACAGCTGCCGATGATCGTCAGATTTTGGGTAATACCGAACCAGCGTATCTGTTTGGTATTCAAAATACCGTATCCTATAAGCAATTTACATTGCGGGCATTTATAAACTCTGTTCAAGGAGGTAAAAGCAGCTACTTGGCAGGAAACGCCCCCGCCGGAAACTATGGTACACCCGGAAATGCCACCAATTCCAACTGGTTTGATTTTACTGATTTTTGGTCGCCACGCAACCCCAATGGAATCCACCCCAATCCCTGGGTACCTACACCTGCCGGTGGAAGAGAATTTTTCCAGCGCAATTTTGTGCGTTTGCAAGACATCTCACTGTCCTACAATCTTTCAGAAAAAACTGCTAAGAAAATCGGGGCATCCAATGCAAAACTATTTGTAAGTGGTAAAAACCTACTTACACTTACCAAATGGAAGGGCTGGGATCCGGAAGTGGGCTTAGGTGTAAGTTCTGTCAATGCCTTCCCGGTAATGAAGTCCTATTCTTTTGGCGTTGAAATCACATTTTAA
- a CDS encoding RagB/SusD family nutrient uptake outer membrane protein, which yields MKNNLFKILLLAGGVLLNSSCNEEEFLKEVPLDFYSPENSFINAGNFEAALTDLYSRVRAIQSVDGGANLYSEVLGTDIAFNARLDQSRLGSYTVSLTPQGDIPRQHWIRWYKIIGNANTIIARAATSNVTEAQKKQFAAEAKLFRAYAYHKLVHLYGGVPLILEEVNTPRTNFTRASKDDVLKQIIADATEAAANLPNVDAVKDGKLSKAVANHLLAETYIAVKDYDKAIAAATEVIEKSNLRLMTDRFGSLRTQPGDVFYDLFRVGNQNRKAGNMESIWVIQYELDVIGGVLTSSGSPMNNLERVVAPAVFSISDPSGRAALLDNASASTLNSGGRGVSFVRPSDYWTYEIWGLDPKKDNRKLPATLTDIRTSPFNIVRDFVYTNPASPNFVGKSLIDFPAPNWIAASWRWYPYPSKVTTPGQHPAGVVQDAAKLTLKTTAGPTFRDMYMIRLPETILLRAEAQLLKGNAAAAAADINLVRNRAKATPVTAAEVTLDYILDERARELIFEEDRRVTLSRMGKLVERVKKYNPLNAPNIQPFHALFPIPFSEIEANKDGKLEQNPGY from the coding sequence ATGAAAAATAACCTATTTAAAATACTCCTTTTGGCAGGTGGAGTCCTGCTGAATTCAAGTTGTAACGAAGAAGAGTTTTTGAAAGAAGTACCGTTGGACTTTTACAGTCCCGAAAACTCTTTCATTAATGCCGGAAACTTTGAAGCTGCCCTGACCGATTTGTATTCGAGGGTGCGAGCTATTCAAAGTGTGGATGGAGGTGCAAACCTTTATTCAGAAGTACTCGGTACAGATATTGCATTTAATGCCCGTCTGGACCAGTCTCGATTAGGAAGTTACACCGTTTCGCTCACTCCCCAAGGTGATATTCCACGTCAACACTGGATTCGTTGGTACAAAATTATTGGCAATGCCAATACCATTATAGCAAGAGCGGCAACATCAAATGTTACAGAAGCCCAAAAGAAACAATTTGCCGCTGAGGCTAAACTTTTCAGGGCGTATGCCTATCATAAATTGGTACATTTATATGGTGGTGTGCCGTTGATATTGGAAGAAGTAAATACGCCAAGAACCAATTTTACGAGGGCTTCAAAAGACGATGTGTTGAAGCAAATTATTGCCGATGCTACGGAGGCTGCTGCAAACTTACCCAACGTAGATGCTGTAAAAGATGGCAAGTTGAGCAAAGCCGTAGCCAACCACCTTTTGGCCGAAACCTATATTGCCGTCAAAGACTACGACAAAGCCATTGCTGCCGCTACCGAAGTAATCGAAAAATCAAATCTGCGATTGATGACCGACCGTTTTGGAAGTTTGAGAACCCAGCCTGGTGATGTATTCTATGATTTATTCAGGGTAGGCAATCAAAACCGCAAGGCGGGAAATATGGAGTCTATTTGGGTAATTCAATATGAGTTAGATGTAATTGGCGGTGTTTTGACCTCATCGGGTAGCCCCATGAATAACCTCGAACGAGTAGTAGCCCCGGCGGTTTTTTCTATCTCTGACCCAAGTGGCAGAGCTGCTCTGTTAGATAATGCGTCGGCATCAACGCTCAATAGTGGTGGTCGTGGTGTATCTTTCGTTCGCCCCTCTGATTACTGGACCTACGAAATCTGGGGCTTAGACCCTAAAAAAGACAACCGTAAACTGCCCGCCACGCTTACCGACATCAGAACATCACCTTTCAACATTGTGCGTGATTTTGTTTATACCAATCCTGCCTCTCCAAATTTTGTGGGTAAAAGTTTGATTGATTTTCCTGCCCCCAACTGGATAGCTGCTTCTTGGCGTTGGTATCCGTATCCTTCAAAAGTAACTACTCCCGGTCAACATCCTGCGGGCGTGGTGCAGGATGCTGCTAAACTGACTTTGAAGACCACCGCCGGTCCCACGTTTAGAGATATGTACATGATTCGTTTACCCGAAACGATCCTGCTGAGAGCGGAAGCGCAACTGCTGAAAGGCAACGCTGCCGCCGCCGCTGCCGACATCAATTTGGTTCGCAACCGTGCCAAAGCAACACCCGTAACAGCCGCCGAAGTTACATTGGATTATATTTTGGACGAAAGAGCGCGTGAATTGATCTTCGAAGAAGACCGCCGCGTAACGCTCTCACGAATGGGTAAATTGGTGGAAAGAGTAAAAAAATATAACCCGCTCAATGCACCGAATATCCAACCGTTCCACGCCCTTTTCCCAATTCCTTTCTCCGAAATCGAAGCCAATAAAGACGGAAAATTGGAGCAAAATCCGGGGTATTGA